A single genomic interval of Helicoverpa armigera isolate CAAS_96S chromosome 22, ASM3070526v1, whole genome shotgun sequence harbors:
- the LOC110380202 gene encoding luciferin 4-monooxygenase isoform X1, whose translation MEEFSFKNELVLKYFNEFSSRIVSETGIPSDKYHFGKIVLQSLKDDPDFVMQIDGATGESETNGSVLRKSIRCATAFKKLGLKIGDVMALMAPSHLDLAVPFYAAMFLGITTAPIDRTLAVNDLKDTFNTNRPKIIFCQSQKVEDVQKATALLGLDPMIVTFDKHPETVTLSEIMEKHGEDVPFEDFRAEDFDPEETIAYLVPTSGTTGKPKAAIITHKNLASSGIYLCGFAKKIPPTRAKLLVAPLQWLSSLLSYVMSPYYKYTRIQTSIEMTADHTLELIQKYQPTFMIISPTKLTTLVKTAKRENVDLSSFEVIYIGGSAVPIKLIEELRSMVSPNATILDRHGLSEIGSTTFESASSPEGSCGTPYAHLQYKLVDLDSGEEITEPYKNGELWLKAPGDIKGYYNNPEANAEVLTEDKWFKTGDMMYRDDRWNFFFVERIKLLLKYRGRKVSPVELEGVILQHPGVRDVAVTSIFDEECGDLPVACVVLRPGVEVTAQEIKDLVKEKLTEVKQLEGGVIFMSELPLTSSMKLHRRKLKEIAIARLKGQVAA comes from the exons ATGGAAGAATTCAGTTTCAAAAATGAATTAgttctcaaatattttaatgagttcAGTTCTCGAATAGTTTCTGAAACTGGGATTCCTAGTGATAAGTACCATTTTGGAAAAATTGTGTTGCAGAGCTTGAAGGATGATCCTGATTTTGTTATGCAG ATAGACGGAGCCACAGGAGAATCAGAAACAAACGGCTCGGTTTTAAGAAAAAGCATAAGATGCGCGACTGCCTTCAAAAAGTTGGGCTTGAAGATTGGTGACGTCATGGCTCTAATGGCCCCGTCTCACCTGGATCTGGCAGTTCCGTTCTACGCCGCTATGTTCCTTGGTATCACTACTGCGCCTATTGACAGGACTCTTGCAGTTA ATGACTTGAAAGACACCTTTAACACCAACAGGCCCAAAATCATATTTTGTCAAAGCCAAAAAGTGGAAGACGTCCAAAAAGCTACTGCTCTCTTGGGACTAGATCCTATGATAGTCACTTTTGACAAACATCCTGAAACTGTCACCCTTTCTGAAATTATGGAGAAACATGGAGAAGATGTGCCCTTCGAGGATTTTAG AGCTGAAGACTTTGATCCAGAGGAGACAATAGCATACCTGGTACCGACGAGTGGGACCACTGGGAAGCCCAAAGCCGCTATTATCACGCATAAGAACCTGGCGAGCAGCGGAATTTACTTATG TGGTTTCGCCAAAAAAATCCCCCCGACTCGCGCCAAGCTCCTGGTGGCTCCCCTGCAGTGGCTGTCATCCCTCCTCAGCTACGTCATGTCACCGTACTACAAGTACACCAGGATACAGACCTCCATTGAGATGACGGCTGACCACACTCTAGAGCTCATTCAAAAGTATCAG CCAACCTTCATGATCATCAGTCCCACTAAGCTGACAACGTTAGTAAAGACAGCTAAAAGGGAGAACGTAGACCTCTCCAGCTTCGAAGTCATATACATCGGAGGCAGTGCTGTTCCCATTAAACTTATTGAAGAATTGAGG AGTATGGTATCGCCAAATGCAACAATACTAGACAGGCATGGCTTGAGTGAGATCGGTTCTACGACGTTTGAGAGCGCTAGTTCACCTGAAGGATCTTGTGGGACACCGTATGCTCATTTGCAGTATAAA ttagtTGATCTGGATTCTGGTGAGGAAATAACAGAACCTTACAAGAATGGAGAACTGTGGCTTAAAGCACCTGGTGATATTaag GGTTATTACAACAATCCCGAAGCTAACGCAGAGGTGCTGACAGAAGACAAGTGGTTCAAAACCGGTGACATGATGTACCGGGATGACAGGTGGAACTTCTTCTTTGTGGAGCGCATCAAACTGCTCCTCAAGTATAGGGGTCGTAAG GTATCACCAGTGGAACTGGAAGGTGTGATCCTGCAGCACCCCGGCGTGCGCGATGTGGCAGTAACCAGTATATTTGACGAGGAGTGTGGAGACCTGCCCGTGGCGTGCGTCGTGCTGCGCCCAGGAGTTGAAGTCACGGCACAGGAGATAAAGGATTTGGTTAAAG AAAAATTGACAGAAGTCAAGCAGCTTGAGGGCGGAGTGATCTTCATGAGCGAACTACCTCTCACCTCCTCTATGAAGTTACACAGGAGGAAGCTGAAAGAAATCGCTATTGCCCGACTGAAAGGACAAGTTGCTGCTTAA
- the LOC110380202 gene encoding uncharacterized protein LOC110380202 isoform X2 codes for MIDGATGESETNGSVLRKSIRCATAFKKLGLKIGDVMALMAPSHLDLAVPFYAAMFLGITTAPIDRTLAVNDLKDTFNTNRPKIIFCQSQKVEDVQKATALLGLDPMIVTFDKHPETVTLSEIMEKHGEDVPFEDFRAEDFDPEETIAYLVPTSGTTGKPKAAIITHKNLASSGIYLCGFAKKIPPTRAKLLVAPLQWLSSLLSYVMSPYYKYTRIQTSIEMTADHTLELIQKYQPTFMIISPTKLTTLVKTAKRENVDLSSFEVIYIGGSAVPIKLIEELRSMVSPNATILDRHGLSEIGSTTFESASSPEGSCGTPYAHLQYKLVDLDSGEEITEPYKNGELWLKAPGDIKGYYNNPEANAEVLTEDKWFKTGDMMYRDDRWNFFFVERIKLLLKYRGRKVSPVELEGVILQHPGVRDVAVTSIFDEECGDLPVACVVLRPGVEVTAQEIKDLVKEKLTEVKQLEGGVIFMSELPLTSSMKLHRRKLKEIAIARLKGQVAA; via the exons ATG ATAGACGGAGCCACAGGAGAATCAGAAACAAACGGCTCGGTTTTAAGAAAAAGCATAAGATGCGCGACTGCCTTCAAAAAGTTGGGCTTGAAGATTGGTGACGTCATGGCTCTAATGGCCCCGTCTCACCTGGATCTGGCAGTTCCGTTCTACGCCGCTATGTTCCTTGGTATCACTACTGCGCCTATTGACAGGACTCTTGCAGTTA ATGACTTGAAAGACACCTTTAACACCAACAGGCCCAAAATCATATTTTGTCAAAGCCAAAAAGTGGAAGACGTCCAAAAAGCTACTGCTCTCTTGGGACTAGATCCTATGATAGTCACTTTTGACAAACATCCTGAAACTGTCACCCTTTCTGAAATTATGGAGAAACATGGAGAAGATGTGCCCTTCGAGGATTTTAG AGCTGAAGACTTTGATCCAGAGGAGACAATAGCATACCTGGTACCGACGAGTGGGACCACTGGGAAGCCCAAAGCCGCTATTATCACGCATAAGAACCTGGCGAGCAGCGGAATTTACTTATG TGGTTTCGCCAAAAAAATCCCCCCGACTCGCGCCAAGCTCCTGGTGGCTCCCCTGCAGTGGCTGTCATCCCTCCTCAGCTACGTCATGTCACCGTACTACAAGTACACCAGGATACAGACCTCCATTGAGATGACGGCTGACCACACTCTAGAGCTCATTCAAAAGTATCAG CCAACCTTCATGATCATCAGTCCCACTAAGCTGACAACGTTAGTAAAGACAGCTAAAAGGGAGAACGTAGACCTCTCCAGCTTCGAAGTCATATACATCGGAGGCAGTGCTGTTCCCATTAAACTTATTGAAGAATTGAGG AGTATGGTATCGCCAAATGCAACAATACTAGACAGGCATGGCTTGAGTGAGATCGGTTCTACGACGTTTGAGAGCGCTAGTTCACCTGAAGGATCTTGTGGGACACCGTATGCTCATTTGCAGTATAAA ttagtTGATCTGGATTCTGGTGAGGAAATAACAGAACCTTACAAGAATGGAGAACTGTGGCTTAAAGCACCTGGTGATATTaag GGTTATTACAACAATCCCGAAGCTAACGCAGAGGTGCTGACAGAAGACAAGTGGTTCAAAACCGGTGACATGATGTACCGGGATGACAGGTGGAACTTCTTCTTTGTGGAGCGCATCAAACTGCTCCTCAAGTATAGGGGTCGTAAG GTATCACCAGTGGAACTGGAAGGTGTGATCCTGCAGCACCCCGGCGTGCGCGATGTGGCAGTAACCAGTATATTTGACGAGGAGTGTGGAGACCTGCCCGTGGCGTGCGTCGTGCTGCGCCCAGGAGTTGAAGTCACGGCACAGGAGATAAAGGATTTGGTTAAAG AAAAATTGACAGAAGTCAAGCAGCTTGAGGGCGGAGTGATCTTCATGAGCGAACTACCTCTCACCTCCTCTATGAAGTTACACAGGAGGAAGCTGAAAGAAATCGCTATTGCCCGACTGAAAGGACAAGTTGCTGCTTAA
- the LOC110380203 gene encoding luciferin 4-monooxygenase, with amino-acid sequence MVKHAYDAVHFYMQEVASRVVAKSGVPSDKHHMGKLILHCLKEDPDFVCQIDGATGESETNGSVLDRSIRCAISLTELGLKKGDVMVLMGPNHLNYCIPHNAALFLGIMVACIDDTLNVNELKAMFEINTPKIIVGQNKKTEDIKKALDLSGVFAKIVTFDKSHDYTNLAELLKVDNVAAIKAFKPVDIDPEDVVAYLTSTSGTTGVPKTAMLTHKNLAIAIPYIWTGFTQFPTPTRLVFVVSPGQWLSAGFHYLFSPIMKYTRLQTSAPVVPEHFADLVNKYKPTYIATSPNLMTTMLINAKCDFSCFETVLMGGSAVSTELINEVKRRANTDKVYSLYGMSELGGLVVHHEHHPAPGSNGRVVGSCEARLVDPVTNQDIEEPNVKGELWLRGPVVFKGYHNNLEVTKETLTDDGWFKSGDIFYRDESWNIFFVERYKLLLKYRNHQVSPVEIEEVIMKHPGVFHVAVTGIPDKECGDLVVACVVPKPGCSPTAQEIKDLVKESLTDSKQLRGGVVFMKELPFTSTAKVNRKKIKEMVLALKRE; translated from the exons ATGGTGAAACACGCTTACGATGCAGTCCATTTCTACATGCAAGAGGTTGCCTCTCGCGTGGTGGCGAAGAGCGGGGTCCCATCAGACAAACATCATATGGGCAAGCTGATACTGCACTGCTTGAAGGAAGATCCCGATTTTGTATGCCAG ATCGATGGAGCAACAGGAGAATCAGAAACCAACGGCTCAGTGTTAGACAGGAGCATTCGATGCGCCATCTCTCTCACTGAGCTGGGTCTGAAGAAGGGAGATGTCATGGTGCTCATGGGACCGAACCACTTGAACTACTGCATACCACATAACGCGGCTCTGTTCCTTGGTATCATGGTGGCTTGTATTGATGATACCTTGAATGTCA aTGAACTAAAAGCAATGTTTGAAATTAATACTCCTAAAATCATTGTCGGTCAAAACAAGAAAACAGAAGATATAAAGAAAGCGCTCGATCTATCTGGAGTATTCGCTAAAATTGTCACCTTTGATAAAAGTCATGATTACACAAATCTGGCAGAACTCCTGAAGGTTGATAATGTAGCAGCAATCAAAGCATTCAA ACCTGTAGACATTGATCCTGAAGACGTGGTAGCTTACCTGACATCCACCAGCGGTACCACAGGAGTGCCCAAGACTGCCATGCTGACACACAAGAACTTAGCTATTGCTATACCTTATATATG GACTGGTTTCACTCAATTCCCGACACCAACACGGCTGGTGTTCGTGGTGTCACCCGGGCAGTGGCTGTCAGCTGGCTTCCACTACCTGTTCTCTCCAATCATGAAGTACACGCGGCTGCAGACATCAGCTCCAGTCGTCCCTGAACATTTCGCTGACTTGGTTAATAAGTATAAG CCCACCTACATTGCGACTAGCCCAAACCTGATGACGACCATGCTGATCAATGCTAAATGTGACTTCTCTTGCTTCGAAACCGTCCTCATGGGAGGTAGTGCCGTGTCGACGGAGCTTATCAATGAAGTTAAG CGGAGAGCAAACACAGATAAAGTATACAGTTTATATGGCATGAGTGAATTGGGTGGACTAGTGGTGCACCACGAGCATCATCCCGCACCTGGCTCAAATGGTAGAGTTGTTGGATCTTGCGAAGCACGG CTGGTGGATCCTGTGACTAACCAGGATATTGAAGAACCCAACGTCAAAGGAGAATTATGGCTCAGAGGACCAGTCGTGTTCAAG GGATACCACAACAATCTAGAGGTGACAAAAGAAACGTTAACAGACGACGGCTGGTTCAAATCTGGTGATATTTTCTATAGAGATGAATCGtggaatattttctttgttgagCGATACAAGCTGCTGTTGAAGTATAGAAACCACCAG GTGTCTCCAGTGGAAATTGAGGAAGTAATAATGAAGCACCCTGGCGTGTTCCACGTGGCGGTGACCGGGATACCTGACAAGGAGTGCGGGGACCTGGTGGTGGCGTGCGTTGTGCCCAAACCTGGCTGCAGCCCCACAGCGCAGGAGATCAAGGACCTGGTCAAAG AATCGCTGACGGACTCCAAGCAGCTAAGAGGAGGGGTGGTTTTTATGAAGGAGCTACCCTTTACCAGTACTGCTAAAGTCAACAGGAAGAAAATCAAGGAGATGGTGCTGGCTCTCAAAAGAGAATAG
- the LOC110380201 gene encoding luciferin 4-monooxygenase — MARRAYDAIHLYMSEITSRLVAKTGIPSDRYHIGKLFLQSLKEAPDFVSQIDGGTGESETNGSVLDRSIRCAISLTALGLKKGDVMVLMGPNHLHYCIPHNAALFLGIMVACIDDTLNVNELQQLFHTNRPKIIFGQNKRTSDIEKAVDQAGIAAKIVTFDEGDKHDTLAKLLEVPNKKAIEEFKATDFDPEETVAYLTSTSGTTGVPKTAMLTHKNIITGMPYIWTVFTKFPTPTKLVIVTSPGQWLSAGFHYLFSPILRYTRLQTSSPVTPEHFGDMVTKYRPSYIIISPNLMTTMIAHAKCDFTCFECIFLGGSAVSQELIDEMKRISKAEHVYGVYGMSELSGTAVQHDYDPLPGSSGRPIGAVELKIVDPTTLQVITEPNVPGELWARGPSVFKGYHNNPEATKEALTDDGWLRSGDIFYRDHSWNLFFVERYKLLLKYRNHQVSPVEIENVIAKHPGVFQVAVTGIPDKECGDLVVACVVPKPGCSPTAQEIKDLVKESLTDTKQLRGGVIFMKQLPLTSSSKTNRKALKELALTLPRE, encoded by the exons ATGGCTAGACGCGCGTATGACGCAATTCACCTATACATGAGCGAGATCACATCTCGTTTGGTGGCGAAGACTGGGATCCCGTCAGACAGATACCATATTGGCAAGTTGTTCCTGCAATCCTTGAAAGAAGCTCCAGACTTTGTGTCGCAG ATCGATGGAGGCACAGGAGAATCAGAAACCAACGGTTCAGTGTTAGACAGGAGCATCCGATGCGCCATCTCTCTCACTGCGCTGGGGCTGAAGAAGGGAGATGTCATGGTGCTCATGGGGCCGAACCACTTGCACTACTGCATACCACATAACGCTGCTCTGTTCCTTGGTATCATGGTGGCTTGTATTGATGATACCTTGAATGTCA ATGAACTGCAACAattatttcacacaaatcgtccaaaaataattttcggTCAAAATAAGAGGACGTCGGATATTGAAAAAGCAGTAGATCAAGCTGGAATAGCCGCTAAAATTGTGACCTTCGATGAGGGTGACAAGCATGATACACTGGCTAAACTATTAGAGGTACCAAATAAGAAGGCGATAGAAGAATTCAA AGCAACAGACTTCGATCCAGAAGAAACGGTAGCTTACCTGACATCAACCAGCGGTACCACAGGAGTGCCCAAGACTGCCATGCTGACACACAAGAACATTATTACCGGAATGCCTTACATATG gACCGTCTTCACAAAGTTCCCGACGCCAACAAAGCTGGTCATTGTGACATCACCAGGGCAGTGGCTGTCTGCTGGCTTCCACTACCTGTTCTCTCCAATCCTGAGATACACGCGGTTGCAGACATCATCTCCAGTTACCCCTGAACATTTCGGTGATATGGTTACTAAGTACAGG CCTTCCTACATTATAATAAGCCCCAACCTGATGACCACCATGATTGCGCACGCAAAATGTGACTTCACCTGCTTTGAATGCATCTTTCTTGGAGGCAGCGCTGTCTCTCAGGAACTCATTGATGAAATGAAG AGAATTTCGAAAGCGGAACACGTATACGGTGTATATGGCATGAGCGAGTTGAGTGGTACTGCTGTGCAGCATGACTATGACCCTCTACCAGGATCCAGTGGAAGACCTATTGGTGCTGTAGAGTTGAAA ATAGTGGATCCCACAACCCTCCAAGTTATAACTGAACCCAATGTTCCAGGAGAATTGTGGGCGAGAGGACCCAGTGTGTTTAag GGATACCACAACAACCCCGAAGCCACAAAAGAGGCGTTAACTGATGACGGCTGGCTCAGATCTGGTGACATCTTCTACAGGGATCACTCGTGGAACCTGTTCTTTGTTGAACGATACAAGCTACTGTTGAAGTATAGAAACCACCAG GTATCACCTGTGGAAATCGAGAATGTGATAGCCAAACACCCTGGAGTCTTCCAAGTGGCGGTAACAGGGATACCTGACAAAGAGTGCGGGGACCTGGTGGTGGCGTGCGTTGTGCCCAAACCTGGATGCAGCCCCACCGCACAGGAGATCAAGGATCTAGTCAAAG aatCGCTAACAGACACCAAGCAACTAAGAGGAGGCGTGATCTTCATGAAACAGCTACCGCTGACCAGCTCCTCGAAAACAAACAGAAAGGCACTTAAGGAACTGGCACTAACTTTGCCAAGAGAATAG
- the LOC110380204 gene encoding luciferin 4-monooxygenase isoform X2: MVLMGPNHLDFCIPHNAALYLGIMVACIDDTLNVNELKELFHVNIPKIIVAQSVRTSDIEKALNLAEVDAKIVTFDESNHTTLAQLLEVSNKKAIKDFQATDFDPEETVAYLTSTSGTTGVPKTAMLTHKNIVFGVPNMWTMFEKFPTPTRLVLVISPAQWLSAGFHYLFSAILKYPRLQTSAPVTPDHFADLVNKYKPTYVAMSPNLMTTMMAQAKCDFTCFEHVILGGSAVAQELVEEVKQITKTENVYSLYGMSELSGPVVQHEYPPAPGSSGRPIGSVALKIVDPSTNEDITEPNIPGELWVKGPNVFKGYYNNPEATKETFTEDGWLRTGDILYRDDSWNLFFVERYKLLLKYRNHQVSPAEIEEVIMKHPGVFHVAVTGIPDKECGDLVVACVVPKPGCSPTAQEIKNLVKESLTDSKQLRGGVIFMKELPTTSTSKVNRKKLKELVLTLKRE; the protein is encoded by the exons ATGGTGCTCATGGGACCAAACCATTTAGACTTCTGTATACCTCATAACGCTGCTCTCTATCTTGGCATCATGGTAGCTTGTATTGATGATACTTTGAATGTCA ACGAATTAAAAGAACTATTCCATGTGAATATTCCAAAGATAATCGTCGCTCAAAGCGTAAGGACATCAGATATTGAGAAGGCATTAAACCTGGCTGAAGTGGACGCCAAGATTGTGACCTTCGATGAAAGTAACCATACAACATTGGCACAACTACTGGAGGTGTCAAATAAGAAAGCGATTAAAGATTTCca AGCAACAGACTTCGACCCTGAAGAAACGGTAGCTTACCTGACATCAACCAGCGGTACCACAGGAGTGCCCAAGACAGCTATGCTGACACACAAGAATATTGTTTTCGGTGTACCAAACATGTG GACAATGTTCGAAAAGTTCCCCACACCAACAAGACTGGTGCTGGTGATCTCACCAGCGCAGTGGCTGTCAGCTGGCTTCCACTACCTGTTCTCCGCAATCCTCAAGTACCCGCGGCTGCAAACATCAGCACCAGTCACTCCCGATCATTTTGCTGACCTTGTTAATAAGTATAAA CCTACCTACGTAGCAATGAGTCCTAATCTGATGACGACGATGATGGCTCAAGCTAAATGTGACTTCACCTGCTTCGAGCATGTCATACTTGGAGGTAGCGCTGTGGCCCAAGAGCTGGTGGAAGAAGTCaag CAAATAACGAAAACGGAAAACGTATACAGTTTGTACGGTATGAGTGAGTTGAGCGGGCCCGTCGTGCAGCACGAGTACCCACCAGCTCCAGGGTCGAGTGGCAGACCTATTGGTAGCGTAGCATTAAAA ATAGTGGATCCCTCAACTAATGAAGATATTACGGAACCCAATATTCCAGGTGAATTGTGGGTTAAAGGACCCAATGtgtttaagg GATACTACAACAACCCGGAGGCAACAAAAGAGACATTCACAGAAGACGGCTGGTTAAGAACAGGTGACATTTTATACAGAGATGACTCGTGGAACCTGTTCTTTGTGGAGCGTTACAAGCTGCTGCTGAAGTACAGAAACCATCAA GTATCTCCAGCGGAGATCGAAGAAGTAATAATGAAGCACCCTGGCGTGTTCCACGTGGCGGTGACAGGGATACCTGACAAGGAGTGCGGGGACCTGGTGGTGGCGTGCGTTGTGCCCAAACCTGGCTGCAGCCCCACCGCGCAGGAGATCAAGAACTTGGTTAAAG AATCACTGACGGACTCGAAGCAACTGAGAGGAGGTGTGATCTTCATGAAGGAACTGCCGACGACCAGCACTTCTAAAGTCAACAGGAAGAAACTCAAGGAATTGGTGCTGACTTTGAAAAGGGAATAA
- the LOC110380204 gene encoding luciferin 4-monooxygenase isoform X1, which produces MAKRPFDLVHFYMNEVGARLVAKTGIPSDRHHVGKLTLQALKEDPDFVLQIDGATGESETNGSVLDRSIRCAISLTALGLKKGDVMVLMGPNHLDFCIPHNAALYLGIMVACIDDTLNVNELKELFHVNIPKIIVAQSVRTSDIEKALNLAEVDAKIVTFDESNHTTLAQLLEVSNKKAIKDFQATDFDPEETVAYLTSTSGTTGVPKTAMLTHKNIVFGVPNMWTMFEKFPTPTRLVLVISPAQWLSAGFHYLFSAILKYPRLQTSAPVTPDHFADLVNKYKPTYVAMSPNLMTTMMAQAKCDFTCFEHVILGGSAVAQELVEEVKQITKTENVYSLYGMSELSGPVVQHEYPPAPGSSGRPIGSVALKIVDPSTNEDITEPNIPGELWVKGPNVFKGYYNNPEATKETFTEDGWLRTGDILYRDDSWNLFFVERYKLLLKYRNHQVSPAEIEEVIMKHPGVFHVAVTGIPDKECGDLVVACVVPKPGCSPTAQEIKNLVKESLTDSKQLRGGVIFMKELPTTSTSKVNRKKLKELVLTLKRE; this is translated from the exons ATGGCTAAACGTCCTTTCGATTTAGTccatttttatatgaatgaagTTGGAGCTCGATTAGTAGCGAAGACTGGGATCCCATCAGACAGACACCATGTTGGGAAACTCACTCTGCAGGCTTTGAAGGAAGATCCTGACTTTGTACTGCAG ATTGATGGGGCAACAGGAGAATCAGAAACCAACGGCTCAGTGTTAGACAGGAGCATCCGATGCGCCATCTCTCTCACTGCGCTGGGACTGAAGAAGGGAGATGTCATGGTGCTCATGGGACCAAACCATTTAGACTTCTGTATACCTCATAACGCTGCTCTCTATCTTGGCATCATGGTAGCTTGTATTGATGATACTTTGAATGTCA ACGAATTAAAAGAACTATTCCATGTGAATATTCCAAAGATAATCGTCGCTCAAAGCGTAAGGACATCAGATATTGAGAAGGCATTAAACCTGGCTGAAGTGGACGCCAAGATTGTGACCTTCGATGAAAGTAACCATACAACATTGGCACAACTACTGGAGGTGTCAAATAAGAAAGCGATTAAAGATTTCca AGCAACAGACTTCGACCCTGAAGAAACGGTAGCTTACCTGACATCAACCAGCGGTACCACAGGAGTGCCCAAGACAGCTATGCTGACACACAAGAATATTGTTTTCGGTGTACCAAACATGTG GACAATGTTCGAAAAGTTCCCCACACCAACAAGACTGGTGCTGGTGATCTCACCAGCGCAGTGGCTGTCAGCTGGCTTCCACTACCTGTTCTCCGCAATCCTCAAGTACCCGCGGCTGCAAACATCAGCACCAGTCACTCCCGATCATTTTGCTGACCTTGTTAATAAGTATAAA CCTACCTACGTAGCAATGAGTCCTAATCTGATGACGACGATGATGGCTCAAGCTAAATGTGACTTCACCTGCTTCGAGCATGTCATACTTGGAGGTAGCGCTGTGGCCCAAGAGCTGGTGGAAGAAGTCaag CAAATAACGAAAACGGAAAACGTATACAGTTTGTACGGTATGAGTGAGTTGAGCGGGCCCGTCGTGCAGCACGAGTACCCACCAGCTCCAGGGTCGAGTGGCAGACCTATTGGTAGCGTAGCATTAAAA ATAGTGGATCCCTCAACTAATGAAGATATTACGGAACCCAATATTCCAGGTGAATTGTGGGTTAAAGGACCCAATGtgtttaagg GATACTACAACAACCCGGAGGCAACAAAAGAGACATTCACAGAAGACGGCTGGTTAAGAACAGGTGACATTTTATACAGAGATGACTCGTGGAACCTGTTCTTTGTGGAGCGTTACAAGCTGCTGCTGAAGTACAGAAACCATCAA GTATCTCCAGCGGAGATCGAAGAAGTAATAATGAAGCACCCTGGCGTGTTCCACGTGGCGGTGACAGGGATACCTGACAAGGAGTGCGGGGACCTGGTGGTGGCGTGCGTTGTGCCCAAACCTGGCTGCAGCCCCACCGCGCAGGAGATCAAGAACTTGGTTAAAG AATCACTGACGGACTCGAAGCAACTGAGAGGAGGTGTGATCTTCATGAAGGAACTGCCGACGACCAGCACTTCTAAAGTCAACAGGAAGAAACTCAAGGAATTGGTGCTGACTTTGAAAAGGGAATAA